One genomic window of Parus major isolate Abel chromosome 11, Parus_major1.1, whole genome shotgun sequence includes the following:
- the SNX20 gene encoding sorting nexin-20, which produces MDQDSHCTAERELLEAVSRITTSSTTSPSDEEENQPKAEISCQVKKENPEKDDMQDSGATLSPNSSMTTKELQEYWRNEKRQCKQIKLLFEIPSTRIVEHHFSKYVMYKIIILQTGSFDSNKSVIERRYSDFEKLHRNLLEEYSEEMEDVTFPKKALTGNFTEEIINERKLAFKDYLRLLYSMKYIRRSKKFIDFLTRPELQEAYGCLRGGQYTKALEILLEVIGLQERLTRGNPFAIVPTLCAIVVCHKDLENPASAFEYGEKALTRLRVHTSHRYYIPLLETMITLAYELGKDFLSLQEKLEEWKTKKDPIRVFTLKELAVREYVR; this is translated from the exons ATGGACCAAGATTCACACTGCACGGCAGAAAGGGAGCTATTGGAAGCTGTGAGCAGAATTACTACGTCTTCTACCACAAGTCCAtctgatgaagaagaaaatcagcccaaagctgaaatttcatgtcaagtgaaaaaagaaaatccagaaaaagaTGACATGCAAG aTTCCGGTGCAACCCTAAGCCCCAACTCTTCAATGACCACTAAGGAGCTTCAGGAATATTGGAGGAATGAAAAACGTCAGTGCAAACAAATCAAGCTCCTTTTTGAAATCCCATCAACCAGAATTGTAGAGCACCACTTCTCTAAATATGTG ATGTATAAAATCATAATTTTGCAAACAGGGAGTTTTGACAGCAACAAGTCTGTAATTGAGCGGCGTTATTCAGATTTTGAGAAATTGCACAGAAATCTGCTGGAGGAATATAGCGAAGAAATGGAGGATGTAACCTTTCCCAAAAAAGCTCTAACAGGGAActtcacagaagaaataatcaatgaaagaaaattagcCTTCAAGGACTACCTGAGACTCCTATATTCTATGAAATATATCAGAAGATCAAAAAAATTTATTGACTTTTTAACAAGGCCAGAGCTTCAGGAAGCATATGGTTGCCTACGGGGTGGCCAGTACACCAAAGCTTTGGAAATCCTTTTAGAAGTCATTGGTCTGCAGGAAAGGCTGACCAGAGGGAACCCTTTTGCAATTGTCCCTACTCTCTGTGCCATCGTGGTGTGCCACAAGGACCTGGAGAACCCAGCAAGCGCCTTTGAATACGGAGAAAAAGCTCTGACACGCCTTCGTGTGCATACCAGCCACAGGTATTATATTCCTCTGTTAGAAACAATGATCACTCTGGCATATGAACTTGGCAAggattttctgtctttgcaaGAAAAACTGGAAGAATGGAAGACAAAGAAAGATCCCATACGGGTTTTTACCCTGAAAGAACTTGCAGTTCGGGAGTACGTACGGtga